CGATGACTCCAACTGTGGCataacacacacagtctgtagaGCCTACATTAGACACAGTAGATCAGATAGAAGGGGATGAGTGTGCCTGCGCTCGACCATCTGTTCATACACCTCTAATAACAGTGTCCTTACCTGCAGGGATGATACCAATGTGGAGCGGACAAGGCTGTAAAGTGACAGCTGGATCGTTCTCACAAAGGCCCGCCTCTTGTTGCGTCCGGCCAATCAAGCCGTGAAGTATTTCGCTGAACATGCCgtccccgcccacacacaccacactggtataaacaaacacaagggTTCTGTTGTGAGGGCTTAGCTGTCACAATGCTCTCGTACCACAGGGATTACGCCGTGGTGCTTACCCGTCGAAGCCTGTCACGTCTTTCTTCAGGAGGTGGTCTCTGGCCTGGTTGGCCCGCTCagtgacttaaaaaaataaatgttattatgaCAAGTCCCTTTCATTCATCCCGTCTTAAATGACGTTGAGGCCGACTATGAGACACAAAGTTGTGGTCCTTTACCTACTACATGAGAACTGATACCAGCCAGCTCAAACAGAGGGGCCACCAGTGAATGGTAGacctttcttcctttcttcttccctccaaATGGGTTGATGAATACCAATAGCCGGTTTGGCCGCAGCGGACCTGAGACGTACATTTGGAATATTACATACTGTGGAAAGCCAGTGgaacattttgacaaaaaacaGGTCCATACTGTGAGTTTTTAGAGCCGTTCTTAGGTGTTTTGTCCACTGGTCCCTGAGCTCCCGGCTGAGGCAGCTGAACTGGGTCCGGCCCAGTCTCCATAGTAACCCACAAGAGTTCCCACTGCTGCTACGCTTCACGTAGAACACTGGAGGCCAATGACAGATGAGGGGGAAACAAAACGCATGGTGTAAGAGCACTCCATCCGCCATACATCGGACTGAACCGGAACGCTAGTATTCTGTCCACTGACTGTCCACTCGCGAATGAACACACCTGTGAAGTCTTTGTCCGTGTCCTCGATGGACTTCTGGGGCAGGATCTCCACGcggccctcctccaccccaaaCAATTCTGCCACGGGCACTGCAGCTTTATCACAGAGACAGATACACACAGCATTGAACCTCTTTCAATTCAATGCACTGTATATAGTGTTCACTGGAAAGCAGGCGTAAAGGCTTCCCAAACAGCTGTTCTAATGCAAAGACTCTCTCATGACTGTTTCCCCATCAAGCGGATTCAGTTGAAGAGTTCTGATGATATTTATGCTGACTCATCTATAAGGAGCTGCGATGTTATcgattttattcatttacaccTATTGATAATAAGAAACATGAGGATGGTACAGTTTGTGAGGGGCCTGTCACACATCACTGAGTCTTCTTTGCGACAATATCTGCGTGACAGTTtccaaaaaacaacatgttacCAAATGCATCcatttttaaaatagaaatcaTGCCATAATGTTAGTGTTAACACCACAACCACATAGCGTGTGTGGAGGCTATTTAAGGCAGGATGTCATGTGCGAGATCAACAGACCACAGAGTGAATTTCAACTATTTCTGTACTCAGAAGCATGTGTGACCTCGTGTGAAGGCGTtttcctccatcagctgctgGTGTTCGTGTTAGTGCTGTTTAACTCGTCTTTCACGTTTTCTGTTGACACTTATTGGATTAACGAAGCCTGCCAGTAACTGTTCCACATTATACGGGGCCACACGTATTGTTTTACTCATACACAAGTTTTGATTGCCATCATCTAGTTATGCCGGTTCCGTTCCGGCAGGTAACAAGGTACTTTTTTCTGTCCATTCCCCACGAGCGTGCGcttaaatgtctttaaatatACGACCACGGGACTTTGAGACTAAAGAGTCACCTACTTGTTGTCTTGTCGCGATTCTTCTTATCTACCTCGGTCCACTTGAAGTGCCAGCCCGTCAGGACCGCCCGGTATCTTTTATTCCCGACCCACAAACTGGACTCCAGCCTCAGATCCGTCTCCTCCATCTGAGAAAAgggtctctctcccccctcctctctcctctctctctctcctctctctctctctctctctctctctctctctctcctctctctctctcctctctctctctctcgctctccttttCACAGAGAAAACTTTTGCATTTTACAGGCGCAACTTTTGCATCTCCGAGAAACTGCGCAACCGACTCGATGTCGCCTTCGCCGTAGATCGGGATTATTAGGTTGTCACGTTCCTCTGAACAAATCCGAAGCTGTCTTCCTTCAAGGATCTCTTTCTTCAGGCCATGGTTCCTGTGAAATGTTGACGACAACCCCCAGCAAGCCGGGTGCTGCCTGCAAACTGTCGGTTTCCTCCTCGGTCCCACCCCGGTGACACCTGCATGATTTGCATGCTGCACCGCCGATTGGGTGCCGGTGCTACACGTTCCTGGAGCATGAGCTCAGTGAAGTGATAGAATTTAGTCATTTCATACAGCAGTACAAGTCATTTTGAGGGTTGAGACGAGTGAATCTGGTGATTCATAAGGGTAGGTGTTATGTAAAGTGAGACTACACGTTGATgtgtaaaaatacaaaagttaTTTGTTATGAAGCTGCACGCACACTTGACATTTAATCgggaaatgaaaaatgtaggaacaggaaaaagaagaaaataaatcctgGAGCAAAACTCAATGGATATTTTTCACCATACTGAAATGTgacaaaagtgtattttttaaagtaaagttGCACAGTACCTGAAAAGGAATTTCAAAGTGataggcttttctttttctttaaagtttattttggaATAGTACAGTGTATTTTAAATGTGGCAGCATTATGTGTATTTTAATCAACGTCTATGTGAATAGCATTGGACATTTCCATGTCATTTGTTAAGACACAACGTATATTTATAGTAGCATTTTTTCAATCAGACTGAAATCTGCAGAGGGGCACGCAGGTTTTTGTAGTTATCCCAGATTAATTCACTATTAGGCCCTCTTTGCTAAAAACATACAGGTTTTTACTGATTTATCTTAATTCATTGTCATTAAAAATCAGCATTCAGAGACCTAGAAAAGACGTATTAGAATATGATAAATATTGTTCCCCAACAACTTGTGACTGGATTTAAGACTTGTACAACTCGGTTTCTAAATAaaggaaaatactttttttttttttggctcttgACCCCTATTGACCCCTATTGATCTCAACTCTTAAACCCTGAACCTTCACGTTTCCATCCTGTTTTAGGCCTAAAGGCCGGTTTACtttatgtcaaaaaaatgtaaattaaaaacacaagattCCACACAATAATAGTTTACACTTAGTTTATATTGTACCGATGGTGCACAGCACACAGTTCAGGTAGGGATTTAGGGGGCGGTCGGGAACCACAAAACTGTGGCCGTGCTGTGTTagtaatttatttaaatgtacctAAAGTTCCCCACTATAATACATATTATAATAACCGGCTTCTTATCGACTTGAgggattttttcaaaataaaggtgatTTACGTCACGTTTTTGCGCCTCACGCAAATTATCCAACTTTTACTGTGAAGGCCAAGCGCACAATGGGGACCGGAAATGTAGGACCTTATTGTGGCACAACCATTGCTccgctcccctccctcccttgctaGCAAGTCAAGTTAGCTAGCGAGTTAGCGAGACCAGCTCTTTAAACCCCTTGTAGTTATATGATTATGAATTGACTCATCCGCGATAacttagtttattttatttctgtctcCACAGTCCAGATAACAAGCCAACTAACAAAATGAACATACGAAACGCAAGGGTAAGAATCCTGAAATCCTCTCAACAGCCATGCTGTTTCTACTAACCGCTAGCTAAGCTAGCATAGTTATTACAGCCGGCTCGCTAGCTGTCCAAATAGCGCCGGCTAAGCATTATGTCATGCAtttatctgacttttttttcctcagccgGAGGACCTTATGAATATGCAGCACTGCAACCTGCTGTGTCTTCCAGAAAATTACCAGATGAAATACTATTTCTATCACGGGTTGTCCTGGCCTCAGGTGATTGACCGTGCAGTTTCCCCTTTGCCCGGTTTCGGCTAACATCACCGCTCATATTATCTCAACCCTAACGACGGATTTTGTCTATTATCGATTCAGCTGTCATATATTGCAGAGGACGAAAATGGCAAAATTGTCGGATATGTGCTGGCAAAGATGTGAGTCTATAAATATGTGACTAAATATTCATCTAGTATTATTATTTCACACCGGTTACTCAAATGAGATCTTTCATGTGTTCCCAAAAACTTGTCTGCCCTGTAGGGAGGAGGACCCTGATGACGTACCCCATGGACACATCACATCTCTGGTGAGTCTGAAtgagcgcgcgcacacgcacacacacacacactctagtGCAATATGGACCTCTATGAACCTCTATCTGTCTTCCAGGCTGTGAAGCGCTCCCACAGGCGTCTTGGTCTGGCTCAGAAGCTGATGGATCAGGCCAGCCGGGCCATGATAGAAAACTTCAGCGCTAAATACGTCTCACTTCATGTTCGCAAAAGGTAAGGTACACTTTTCGCTCGCTGTGCCCTTGGGTTTTTATTTGCCCTTTTAGGGTACGTTATCGTGTGGGGCATTGTTTCTAAAACGTGCTTGTGTTGTTACTGTGTTCTCAAGAAACTTTTCCAATcgtttctcctccctccagcaACCGCGCAGCCTTGCACCTGTACTCAAACACGCTCAAGTTCCAGTAAGTACATTTCCatgacaacattttttttactgtttttattaGTTAAAAATACTGAGGTCGTAGGTAGAGCTGGCCAATAAATCCGTAAATAAATATTGGCTTCTCATCAGTCTGTGCGAATGTGTGATCGTGGTTATGACAAGAAAAGGGTGATTTGCTCAATGCACCCTTTTGCTTTCTGTTTGAATAGATCTTAATTTTGCAGCAGCCAGCACCACCAACTCTGCAGTACACAGTGCGAAAAAGATTTTCCTTTCCTCAATCATATTGTATCAAAGAAACAACAATGCCAGAAATTACAATTCTAATGGAGAGGGGCTTAATTAATAATTGATTTTTGTTaatacaatttcaaacatttgaccGTGTTCGCTCCTGAGCCCAGGCTACATATCTCTGTTCTGACTACAACCAATATGTAATGTCGTTGTTCCTCCTCAGGATTAGTGAGATAGAACCCAAATACTATGCGGATGGGGAGGATGCCTACGCCATGAAGAGGGACCTGGCCCACATGGCGGATGAAGTGAGCGGACTTTCACCAGCTTCTTGTAGAATGGTCACCGCGAGCAGATTGTAACAGTgaatgtgtttgtctctgtaggTCCCCAAGCTGAAAAAGCCAGGAGTGCGTCTGTCGGGTCAGGAGGCCGCGTCAGGCCAGAACCCGTCGGGATCCGTCGACccggagagagagaacgagcgaGACAGCGGAGGAGAGAGCAAAGAGCTGAGTGAAGTCAGCGAGGCGACAGAAAGCACAGATGTTAAAGATTCTTCTTCTGATTCACAATGACACTGCAGTCCtagacattttaaattcatcccTTGCTTTCTCTTTTTATCCCTATTTGACAATATTTCTGGCTTTACAGACTATCTGTGCGTCAAAACACATCCCACATCAGTTTATTTTCTTGAAGCTTGCTTTCCACTGCAGTGATGAACAAAACGTCTTGGATAATGACTTGAATCAGGGTGTTTATGAATAACTGATCTCAATGTTTTTATCGGATTGTTGTCATTACACAAAGCTGCATAGAGTTCTGTGAGATTTAGAGAATTTAAAACAATTTGTGCTTTTCAAGTTGTCTCAATCTTGTTGCAAAATTTCTGCAAATAAATCtttcaaataacatttttgGTACCACTCGTTTGTATGTTACGTTCTTTCACCCAGATTACGTAGCATTTAGTTAAAACAATTCTTGCATATATCCTTGGAGCACTATACGTGTTTTAACCAGGGTTGGTGCATTTCTCTGAAAACAAAGCATGCTATTATGATAAATGTTGTGTTGCATAATAATAGACCTAAGTAAGACTTAGGCCATGTGTAAGTCTAGTGGCTTCTAAACCCAAACCCTCCTTTACAGCTGAGCTAACGGACGCTGAGGGAACCTAACTGGTGTTTTAAGGCTCTTGAGTTTACGAAAGCTTTAAAGTGAACCGTAGTACAATCAAACAATCTGTAGTAGATAAGCTCTATAAACTTCCGCAGATCAAACCGTTCCGTACTGTCCAACATCTGTTTTTGAACCAACATCATACTGACTGTTAAGAGGAAGGAAACTGGGGACAGAGAAGTTCTTGAGTTAACATTTCATTATGCACAAATCTGTCTAAAACTGTTAATAGTTATACgttcaattcatttattttgtatatccccaaaaaacaaattcattatcacaccttgaagtcaatagttttcagaaggagagagaggagacaatgctgctgctgatcaAAATAAGTCTGCATGATTATGGTTCAATcaatggtttttcttttttgccatcGGAGCATGATCCTTTAGCCTTTTCTGCTAAACTGACCTGAGGTGTTTCCGCAATTAGCCTGCTCACCATATATATTTCATCATAACCTTTAGTCATACACTCTTGACCTAAAAATACTCCGAGGTCttaaagaggttttttttttttccccccaacggAACACTAAAGCAGCTGATTTCACTTGGTACCCCGTGAAGTGACAACAGCTGATGTTTGATTGGACTCAAAAGCCAGCTTTGGCGACTTCATGGGGCAGCGTGAGAGAGACTTGAAAAGTTGTCGCTTACACAATTTAAATTGTCACTTGCATAACAAGTCCCCAAAGTAAAACATGTGAATGAGGACTGTTGCGAAAgtcgagcgagagagagagagagagagaaagaaaacgagagagagattaaaaaaagagagagatgagtTCCACTCCACCCATCCGTGTCCAATGTGAGGGGGAGGTGAAACAGTTGAGCGCTTACTGTGCTGTTAACTGGCGTTGTTTAGACGTCTTGGTCCGGGGAAAGAGACTCGTCAAGACGCCTCTCCACCAGGTATGACGCTTTTGTATGAATTAAACTTTATTAAACTTTTATTGATTTCTATTCCTGGATCCGTTTCAGCAGAACAGGACTGGTTGCTAGTTTAGTATtggtaaacacatttttgtgaaGCCAAGTAAGTGTGCGGTGTTATTAGGCAAGGCCCTCGGGCCGTTGATCTGTTTGAACTTGTGAGAAGCCAGAGTGGAACACAAGAGAATAGAAACGGAGGAACCAGATTCTGTCAAGTTAAGCATATGTTTCATTAACTATTCCAGCAGTTTGTGACGACAGGAGGTGGTGATGCACTGCTGATCGCACAGTGAAAGAATGAAAAGGACTAATGGAAAAGAGTGATACGCTGGGGAAAATGAGTCAAAGAGTTTTGTGTTTGCTTTAACAAACTGATTTCATGAGGTCAGTCATCTAGTACAGCTAAAGAGACTGCTGATGAGTGACATTTGACTTCtacaaaaaaaacgtaaaaaaaggGGAAGTTAAGGCGGGTAGGAAAAGAAAGTGTAATGACTGTGCAAGGAGTAATGTTTCAGCAAAAAACACCATCTTCCCCTTTTTGTTATTCATTAAATGTCGTCCTAATAAATTATAAATGTCATCAGGCTAGATGGTTTATTCTCAACCCTTAAATGATCAAGTGTTTAAATGAATCCAGTTTCTGGCATATGATATTATTACAAAAATGACGACAAGTTTCTGAACTGCATGTCTTTCAGTGAAGGATTATTGTTTAGCTTGCGGCATACGTTCTGTCGTATAAACCAGCCCCcattctttacctttttttaagcaACTTTAGGATTCCGCATTAGTAAACTTGCATATCATTAGTaaagccattgtgttgttttaagAACAAACATCTCTACAGACTGTGGTTCAAGTCTATTTTTAGGGCAGCTGAGATGTTGCTAGAGCTATTTTTGCACCTTGTGCAATTCTGCAGTGTGACCGGTGCACCAGGCAGCACTTTCCAATTGGGTTTTCTAGTTTCCTGCAGTCAGATGAGCTTTGCAGCGGGGGACCCGTTTGAAGAGATGTGTTACAGTAAGATGAACATGctcttctctctttcagtgGCAGCAGGAAGTTCACAGTCTGTTTAGGGTGGCAGTGTTTTAGCACTTTAAAGTGCGACAGTTTGTAGAGGAGCATGCTTGGGGAAGGCAGCCGGGCAGGCCTTGATTCTTAAAAAAGACTTTGTGCAGTGCAGAACATCAGAATAGCTTTCATGCTATGGCTTCAACAGGGATTAAGAAAAGGGGTCATTGCAGCTAGTATTTTATActgctaacttttttttttttcatccagagTTCAACCCAGTGGGAGCAACAATGACCTCCCATGTGAAACTGCGAAAGGAGAGGATGGGTATGGTGGACTACGACACTCAAATCAAAGGTGAAATAATCACTTATCCACACCCCCCTTTAACGCTCCCATTCCCGCTGAATTGCCTAAATTCAGTTTTCCGCCAAGAATATCAGATTGAATCCCATTCTCTCGTATGCGCTTCGTGTATCTTTTgccttctgttgttgttgttgttcttacgcctctccccccccccccccccccccccccccgcccgtttCACATTCCTCTCAGAGGTGCGTTGCCAGCTTGTAGACCAGCTGAAGGTCTTGGACGTGCAACTTGAGCAGAAgagccagcagctgcaggacctGACGGACTACCTGCGCCGGCGGGGGGAAATTGAAAGCGAGTATGCCCGCTCCCTTGAAAAACTCTCTGAAAGGTTCACGTCCAGGATCAAAAGGTACCTTTTAATCCTTGGCACACAATGAAGCTGTTGTggagcattgtttttttctctttttttttccctcaaactTTTCCTCCCTGCTCAGGAAGGAGCCCAGCAGTCACTCTGTGTCCCAGGTGTGGCTGGCTCTGCTTTCCCAGACCCGCCAAGAAAGTAAGGACCGCAGCGCAATGAGTGAGCGCTGCAGCAACTTCCTCATCCAGCCCCTCGCGCACTGCCTGGAGTACACACAGCGCCTTGCCAAGAAGGTACTGCTATACCACCAGTACCACCACTAAAACATATGCATTTTCTTTGGCATTGATCCATCTCCTTGCTGTATTTTGCCTCTTCACCAGAGTAAAGACATCTGTAGTCAACTGCAAGATGGACTACTCAAGGTCACCACAGAGCTTCAGACTGTAAGTGAGAACCGATCCCCCAAAACCTTTTGTGTTCcctaagcaaaaaaaaaaagggaaatcgTCGCTGTATGCGTGTGTGCAGGCTTGGCGAACATACTTCCAGTACCACTCGGACTACGTGAGTGCAGAAGGGAAGCtgaaggaggcagagaaacaggaagaaaaacaaaagcagagtgCTTCTAAGAAGCTGGAGAGGTTGatagaaaaagtaaaaacactTTGTGCAGTATTGTTTGCATACATCTGTCTGTACAAGTCTGTCATCTCCCTAttgatgatttgtttgtgtgccaTAGAGACAAGGTAAAGTCCAGGAGATCGACTTGAAGTGCACCAAGGCCCGAAACGATTACCTCCTAAACTTGGCTGCAGCCAATGCCTCCATGAATAAGTACTACCTTAAAGACATCTCTACTCTCATAGATGTGAGTGTGCGTGATCTGTTTAAGGACCTCGATCGTGATCGCCAAGCAACCCTAAACAACCGTGAACCTAATGTTGGGTGGAATTGAATCGTTTCTCCAAGTGTGCAGATGTGGGATACCACCTCTCTGTAAGTCGGGTGATGCAAGCTTACCTGTCCAGTCGGGGGCGTACCCAGGAGAGCCTGACCACggggctgcagcagctccaaGAGACCGTCTCGGGACTGGACCAGTGCCACGACAGGGACACGCTGCTGCAGGATCATTATAACACCTTCTGCATGCCCCTCCGCTTCCCCTATCAGCCCCACGATGGAGACCAGGTCTGTATTTGGTTTGGCCGCGTTAAGGGGATTTTCCAGCTGTTCGACGCTAAACTCTTGTGGGTCATTCAGGTTTCCGAGGTGTGTGCAGAGGGTGAGGTGCGATGCGAGCTGGAGATCAGATTCAAACAGATACAAGCAAGACTTAATGTTGTGACTCCGGAAACAGAGGAGGTATAGTACATCCTgtggtttctccccccccccccccccctttccccaccTAGTGTtaaaattgaaagaaaatgtgaataTGAGAATGTCTAGTTGTGTGCAGTATTGCCAATGTAAATATTGACGCGTTATCTCTTCTACTACTCTCACACAGGCTGGTAACGGCATGTTGGCGGCCCAGTCGTCCCTGCTGGAGAGTATTGGAGATGATGACCTGGATATCACCGGTGGCTCATCGCAGCAGGACAGCGCGCCCAGCGCACCCCGCCGGAGGGCCAATGCACAGGAGATAGAAACAGTCTACCTCGCTGtgagtttgtttttaaagttctAAAACCGAGTAGCTCGCCGTCTTTGAGACGTTTTAATGATGCAGCCACCACATGTATTTTATATTGCTGGGGTGACGAACTTTACGAAATGGTGACAGCATAATGACTGATTTATTTTAACAGAGAGTAAAAGAACACCTCACACTCAGCTCCCTGGAATCTAAACTGCAAGTGAAACATGACTTGCTCAAAGTGGCTTTAGAGAAAGGTATAACTCCAGCGTTTCTCACATTTCACAATGACTGACCAAAAAGGTCCTAATATTACAGCTGCAGCATTTCTTACTGgttggttctcttttttttttcttttttttcctgctagCAGAGCCATCAAATGCACAACGGCCTAGGTAAAGAAAGCTATGCATGTTTAAGAGGTCCTATAGAGTCATTGCAACTAATCCAAGAATACATGTATATACTTGAAAAACACTGAACATCTGTTATAACAGAACTTACAATTATGTCATCTGGTTCTGCAGACACAATGGAAAGATGACCCGTCTCAAGAAGAATCTCTCAAGTGCCAATTTGATGCACAACCACAAACTTTTTGGTGGAGACATGCTGTCCTTCATACAGGTCAgcctttctttttcaaaatgcctTTTTCTTTCTAGCACATTAGTTGCAAGTGAAGTATTAGACTGAAAGTTTCACAAAATTTGCTCCATTAAGGCATCAGGACAACAGATACCGATTGTTGTGGAAAGTTGTATCTGCTATATCAACCTTAACGGTaagtttgggtgtgtgtgtgtaaaatgtgtccACTCGTCTACAAGATGTTTTTTGAGCACTTATCCCTCATCATCAGGTCTCCACCATGAAGGGATATTTAGAGTGCCGGGATCTCAGGTGGAGGTCAACCACCTACGTGACTCATTTGAGAaaggtatgtttgtgtgtgttgggcatGACCAGCATGTCTCTCTCCGTGGAGCATTAATAACGTGGGGCAGTGTGCTGTGGGGTCGTCCTGCAGGAGAGGACCCCCTGGCTCAGCGGAGATATGAACTGGACTCCGTTGCTGGAGTGCTGAAGCTTTACTTCAGAAGTCTGGAGAATCCCCTCTTCCCCATCGACAGCACCAGCCTGCTCTTGGAGCATgtccgtgagtgtgtgtgtgtgtgtgtggctgggtgCATGTGTTCAAACCTCCGGTGAGTGTCAAGCACAAACCACAAGCTTATCTTTCTTCTGGTTTTCTTAGAAATTAAGAACGCGGAAGAGAGAGCAGCTCAGATAAAAATGGTCATCTCTTCCTACCTTGATCCCGTCATAGTCGTCATGAGATACCTTTTTGCATTCCTTCACCAGTGAGTATTTTTCACACAATATAAGAAAAAGGATGCACTTGGAATATGGGTtgaggggaaaaagggaaactaaaatacattttttttttaacttccacGTTGCGTCTCAACTTACAATCTTctgtcacttttttattttcttatggtATGTGTGCGTCTCTGCTCCCTGCcttcagtgtgtctcagtacAGTGACGAGAATATGATGCAGCCTTACAACCTGGCCGTGTGCTTCGGGCCCAGCCTGGTAAGAGGGGCTCACGACGAGGACGTCGTCACTCTACAGCCTCAGATAAACGCCCTGGTGAAGAGCATCATCGTCCAGCACGAAAGCATCTTCCCCAGCCAGAGCAAGGTGCAAGGGCCGGTGTATGAGAAATGCATGACACTGGAACAGGACGACTGGTGAgagaaaatatcttttttttatcctcgTAACGTTGATACGATGTTTGGTGGAATCTTCCCATCAGGATGTTATTCTTCACAGTGAGACGATCCTCGAGGAAGGAGACGCAGAAGCAGAGTGCAAAGACGGTAGGTTTTACATGGCCCATCATCTCTATGGCTTTGATGGTCTTTCTGGATGAAATAACATGATGTGATGTACCGTAGCGTTGGAAACGGGATCCTCAACTGACAGCGGCGCCTGCTCGTCTGCGGCGTCGACACAGAAAAGAACCGAACGCCCTCGAGCCAACAGCAGCGGATCGATTGACCAGAGCAGGTTGGCGGCTGGACGGCCGACGCTCCAGATTCCCTTTG
This sequence is a window from Pungitius pungitius chromosome 1, fPunPun2.1, whole genome shotgun sequence. Protein-coding genes within it:
- the LOC119222814 gene encoding rho GTPase-activating protein 4-like isoform X4, with translation MSFAAGDPFEEMCYKFNPVGATMTSHVKLRKERMGMVDYDTQIKEVRCQLVDQLKVLDVQLEQKSQQLQDLTDYLRRRGEIESEYARSLEKLSERFTSRIKRKEPSSHSVSQVWLALLSQTRQESKDRSAMSERCSNFLIQPLAHCLEYTQRLAKKSKDICSQLQDGLLKVTTELQTAWRTYFQYHSDYVSAEGKLKEAEKQEEKQKQSASKKLERLIEKRQGKVQEIDLKCTKARNDYLLNLAAANASMNKYYLKDISTLIDCADVGYHLSVSRVMQAYLSSRGRTQESLTTGLQQLQETVSGLDQCHDRDTLLQDHYNTFCMPLRFPYQPHDGDQVSEVCAEGEVRCELEIRFKQIQARLNVVTPETEEAGNGMLAAQSSLLESIGDDDLDITGGSSQQDSAPSAPRRRANAQEIETVYLARVKEHLTLSSLESKLQVKHDLLKVALEKAEPSNAQRPRHNGKMTRLKKNLSSANLMHNHKLFGGDMLSFIQASGQQIPIVVESCICYINLNGLHHEGIFRVPGSQVEVNHLRDSFEKGEDPLAQRRYELDSVAGVLKLYFRSLENPLFPIDSTSLLLEHVQIKNAEERAAQIKMVISSYLDPVIVVMRYLFAFLHHVSQYSDENMMQPYNLAVCFGPSLVRGAHDEDVVTLQPQINALVKSIIVQHESIFPSQSKVQGPVYEKCMTLEQDDWMLFFTVRRSSRKETQKQSAKTRWKRDPQLTAAPARLRRRHRKEPNALEPTAADRLTRAGWRLDGRRSRFPLDRSASREASCAKRFNLLRTLSLK
- the LOC119222814 gene encoding rho GTPase-activating protein 4-like isoform X1 translates to MSFAAGDPFEEMCYKFNPVGATMTSHVKLRKERMGMVDYDTQIKEVRCQLVDQLKVLDVQLEQKSQQLQDLTDYLRRRGEIESEYARSLEKLSERFTSRIKRKEPSSHSVSQVWLALLSQTRQESKDRSAMSERCSNFLIQPLAHCLEYTQRLAKKSKDICSQLQDGLLKVTTELQTAWRTYFQYHSDYVSAEGKLKEAEKQEEKQKQSASKKLERLIEKRQGKVQEIDLKCTKARNDYLLNLAAANASMNKYYLKDISTLIDCADVGYHLSVSRVMQAYLSSRGRTQESLTTGLQQLQETVSGLDQCHDRDTLLQDHYNTFCMPLRFPYQPHDGDQVSEVCAEGEVRCELEIRFKQIQARLNVVTPETEEAGNGMLAAQSSLLESIGDDDLDITGGSSQQDSAPSAPRRRANAQEIETVYLARVKEHLTLSSLESKLQVKHDLLKVALEKAEPSNAQRPRHNGKMTRLKKNLSSANLMHNHKLFGGDMLSFIQASGQQIPIVVESCICYINLNGLHHEGIFRVPGSQVEVNHLRDSFEKGEDPLAQRRYELDSVAGVLKLYFRSLENPLFPIDSTSLLLEHVQIKNAEERAAQIKMVISSYLDPVIVVMRYLFAFLHHVSQYSDENMMQPYNLAVCFGPSLVRGAHDEDVVTLQPQINALVKSIIVQHESIFPSQSKVQGPVYEKCMTLEQDDCETILEEGDAEAECKDALETGSSTDSGACSSAASTQKRTERPRANSSGSIDQSRLAAGRPTLQIPFGPQCKPRGFVRKEVQSSEDIVVKVDKEVCRQMDSVFIELLSLQAQQDPSSPAASSPSAQAFQKKGKRDG
- the LOC119222814 gene encoding rho GTPase-activating protein 4-like isoform X2 gives rise to the protein MSFAAGDPFEEMCYKFNPVGATMTSHVKLRKERMGMVDYDTQIKEVRCQLVDQLKVLDVQLEQKSQQLQDLTDYLRRRGEIESEYARSLEKLSERFTSRIKRKEPSSHSVSQVWLALLSQTRQESKDRSAMSERCSNFLIQPLAHCLEYTQRLAKKSKDICSQLQDGLLKVTTELQTAWRTYFQYHSDYVSAEGKLKEAEKQEEKQKQSASKKLERLIEKRQGKVQEIDLKCTKARNDYLLNLAAANASMNKYYLKDISTLIDCADVGYHLSVSRVMQAYLSSRGRTQESLTTGLQQLQETVSGLDQCHDRDTLLQDHYNTFCMPLRFPYQPHDGDQVSEVCAEGEVRCELEIRFKQIQARLNVVTPETEEAGNGMLAAQSSLLESIGDDDLDITGGSSQQDSAPSAPRRRANAQEIETVYLARVKEHLTLSSLESKLQVKHDLLKVALEKEPSNAQRPRHNGKMTRLKKNLSSANLMHNHKLFGGDMLSFIQASGQQIPIVVESCICYINLNGLHHEGIFRVPGSQVEVNHLRDSFEKGEDPLAQRRYELDSVAGVLKLYFRSLENPLFPIDSTSLLLEHVQIKNAEERAAQIKMVISSYLDPVIVVMRYLFAFLHHVSQYSDENMMQPYNLAVCFGPSLVRGAHDEDVVTLQPQINALVKSIIVQHESIFPSQSKVQGPVYEKCMTLEQDDCETILEEGDAEAECKDALETGSSTDSGACSSAASTQKRTERPRANSSGSIDQSRLAAGRPTLQIPFGPQCKPRGFVRKEVQSSEDIVVKVDKEVCRQMDSVFIELLSLQAQQDPSSPAASSPSAQAFQKKGKRDG